CCCACATGGGCGGCGTACCTGTTACCAGTACGCTAGTTCCTTTTCACTCACTCTCATGGTTTTACCCAGTGGGAGTGATTGGTTCGCCACTGGAACCTCATACCATGACGTACACAGGAACAAACCCACTACCAGTGGGATGAGCACCGCTCGTACGTTCGATTATACAGCAAATTGGTTGCCCTTACCATCCCCAAAAGGGGATGCCGAGCAACGCCGCCTTTCATCCCACGATTGAAACCGTGGGCTTTCAGGCGGCTTTTTCTGTAAATGTGGATGGTTGCCCGTTTCGTCCTGTGATCCGGTGCGGGTTTCCATCTCATCCAACCACATCCGCACAAAACCTTACACTTCAGGCCGAAAGGATTCAGATAAACGTTTGACGGATGCGAGTGTGGCATGCTGTTCAAGCGTTTCCTCAAAATCCGGTTTTCCCTGAAGAAGGAGGATCCAACTGTATTCCACATCCACGATGTGAAACAAGGTGTGCAGGATATTGCCCAACCCGCCGGTGCGGACGCATCAATTCCTCATGAGGCAAAGTATCGCACAATTGAAACCATTCGTCCCGAACATGCCAGTTGTATCGAAACAACGTGTACACCGCATTCACTCCCTGTTGGGTGGTGTTGAAAGAGGACCGTATGGGATGTTCTCCAAGTTGCCGTCTTCTCCTGCCGGTTTTCCCTAAAACATATCGATAATTCGAAATTGTATTATTAAAGATGGAGCTCCAGTGGTCCGGCAAAACAAGAGGAGGATCTGATGACGGAGTTGAAACAACCGCAAGGAGGTTCGCTTTCCGCACGGTCAGTTGCATGTGTTCGCCAACGACGAACGATATGGACCAGATACGACCTCATCTAAAACACAGACATCCTAAAAAAGTCCTCAAATCCATCAAGGTTCCGGGAACTTACATACTCCAGAAGGCCTATTTTCCCGAATGAAAAGTTTCATCATTCAGAAAAGAGGTTACGTAAAAAGAAAAAAGGAGTGTGGTGCATGAACCCGAAGCCGGAGGTAACACCGAAGCGGGTGCAATCGGTGGGAACCAAGGCACCCGTCGAAGGTGCTGCCTCGAGAAAGGCAGTGCTGGTAGGTACGTTCGGGAATATCATGGAGTGGTATGACTGGGCAGTTTACGGATATTTCGCGCCGGTGATCAGTAAGCTGTTCTTTCCCGCCGGCGACCGGATCGCCTCGCTGTTGATGACATTTGCCGTGTTTGCCATCGGGTTTGTCTTTCGGCCGTTAGGGGCGTTGTTTTTCGGGTCGGTCAGTGATCGGTTGGGCCGAAAAACTTCGCTCATGTTCACCATTTTTTTGATGGGGATGGCCACCTTCATGATCGGCGTGTTGCCGACTTATGCGCAAATCGGGATCTGGGCGCCGGTGTTGCTGATCTTGGCCCGACTGCTTCAGGGCTTGTCTGCCGGAGGAGAATGGGGTAGCAGTACGTCGTTCATCGTAGAGTATGCCCCGCGAGGAAAGCGCGGTTTGGCCGGCAGTTGGCTGGAATTTGGTTCGGGTGTATCGCTGTTGCTCGGCTCCCTGATTGCTGCCTGGCTCAATTCGACATTGTCCGAGCAGGCTCTCTACAACTGGGGTTGGCGTCTGCCGTTTATCGGCGGCGTGCTTGTCGGTATAGTCGGTTGGTACTTGCGAGTGAGAATGAAGGACACCCCGTTTTTTGAAGGGTTAAAACGAGCGGACGAAGTGCCGAAGCGTCCCCTGATAGATGCTTTTCGCAAATATCCCCTTCAGCTGCTAAAAACGATTGGGTTTACGATGCATTGGACCGTTTCGTACTACCTCCTGCTCACCTACATGCCCACCTATCTGTCTGAAGTGTTGAAACTGCCCTTGTCCACCGGTTTGATTGTGAACTCTGTCATGCTGGCCTTTTTCAGCCTGTTGATCCCGCTGGTGGGGTGGCTGTCGGACCGATACGGGCGCAAACCGCTGCTGCTCGGGTCGTCCGTTGGATTGGCGGTGACGGTGTACTCGCTGTTTCACTTGATGGATGACGGGATGACCATGCTGTTGGTGTCGCAACTGTTGTTGGCCGTCTTTTGCGCGTTGTATAACGGACCCGCACCGACCACACTGGCGGAGATGTTTCCGACGAAGGTACGAGCCAGTGCGTTATCGGTGGGCTACAACGTGGCTGTTGCCACTTTTGGCGGCACAGCACCGTTTGTCGCCACCTACCTTGTTTCGCTCACCCATAACCCATTGGCACCCACC
Above is a window of Polycladomyces subterraneus DNA encoding:
- a CDS encoding MFS transporter, producing the protein MNPKPEVTPKRVQSVGTKAPVEGAASRKAVLVGTFGNIMEWYDWAVYGYFAPVISKLFFPAGDRIASLLMTFAVFAIGFVFRPLGALFFGSVSDRLGRKTSLMFTIFLMGMATFMIGVLPTYAQIGIWAPVLLILARLLQGLSAGGEWGSSTSFIVEYAPRGKRGLAGSWLEFGSGVSLLLGSLIAAWLNSTLSEQALYNWGWRLPFIGGVLVGIVGWYLRVRMKDTPFFEGLKRADEVPKRPLIDAFRKYPLQLLKTIGFTMHWTVSYYLLLTYMPTYLSEVLKLPLSTGLIVNSVMLAFFSLLIPLVGWLSDRYGRKPLLLGSSVGLAVTVYSLFHLMDDGMTMLLVSQLLLAVFCALYNGPAPTTLAEMFPTKVRASALSVGYNVAVATFGGTAPFVATYLVSLTHNPLAPTFYVIGSALVTTLVLLRIKETYQVDLE